The Campylobacter concisus sequence CAAAATTTGCGATCCTCTCGATCGCTTTTTTTATGCTCTCGATGTCAGTTGCAAAAGAAATTCTAAAGTATCCCTCCATACCAAAGCCCACACCTGGCACGGTTGCTACATTTACCTCTTCAAGCATCTTTTTGCAAAATCTAAGTGAGTCGCTATCTACGTCTTTACATTTTACAAATAGATAAAACGCGCCATCAGGTGTTACAACGCTTAGTCCCGGGATAGCATTTATCATCTCAACTGCCACGTCGCGTCTTCTTTCATACTCTTTTCTCATGTTTTCGATATCTTCATCTGTTTCGCCAAGAAGCGACGGGATAGCGCCTATTTGTACGATCGAGCTGATGTTGCTTGTGCTTTGGCTTTGAAGCTTTTTGATGCCAGCAATTAGCCAGTCCATCGAGCTTGCTATGTAGCCAAATCTCCAGCCAGGCATCGCACCACACTTGCTTAGGCCATTTATCGTGACTGTTCTTTTAAAAAGATCTTCGCTCACTGAGGCTACTGCGTAAAATTTCTTGCCGTAGATCACTTTTTCATAAATTTCATCGCTTGTGATGATGATGTCAGTGCCCTTTAAAACCTCGCCAAATGCCGCGATCTCCTCTTTTGTATATACAGCTCCAGTTGGATTTGTCGGGTGATTTAGCGAAAAGACTTTTGTTTTTGGCGTGATCGCTTTTTTTAGCTGCTCGGCTGTGACTTTGAAATTTGTACTCTCGTCTGCTTCGATAAAGACAGGCACGCCGCCACAAAATTTAACGATCTCAGGGTAGCTCACCCAGTATGGAGAAGGGATGATAACTTCGTCGCCTGGGTTGATAAGCGCTTGAAATACATTAAAAAGTGAGTGCTTTGCACCGATATTTGTGACGATTTGATTTGCTTTATAATCAAGTCCGTTATCTCTTTTTAACTTTGCTCTAATGGCCTCTATGACCTCAGGCAGGCCTGGCACTGGCGTGTATTTGCCGCTTTTGCTATCGTTATCAAGTGCGTTTTTTACAGTTTCTCTTATCTTTTTTGGAGTCATAAAGTCAGGCTCACCAGCTGAAAGCGAGATCACATCTATACCAGCAACCTTCATCTCTTTGGCTTTTGTGCTGATAGCGATCGTTATTGATTCGCTTAATGTTTGCATTCTGTTTGCTAGTTGCATTATTTTCCTTTTTAGTTGATTGTCTTTAAGTAGCTATTATCATTTAAAAATAGATAAAGCTCGCCTAAAATTTGCTTCTTTTGTGTTTCGTTTATCAAAGTTGATTTTACTAAGCGCTCATTTAGAGTGTCTTGGATCTCGTAGATATCATAGTCCATGTCCTCCATGATATCAAGGATCGACTGGCTCTCTAGTAAATTTGTGATCTTGTAGCCATC is a genomic window containing:
- a CDS encoding pyridoxal phosphate-dependent aminotransferase; protein product: MQLANRMQTLSESITIAISTKAKEMKVAGIDVISLSAGEPDFMTPKKIRETVKNALDNDSKSGKYTPVPGLPEVIEAIRAKLKRDNGLDYKANQIVTNIGAKHSLFNVFQALINPGDEVIIPSPYWVSYPEIVKFCGGVPVFIEADESTNFKVTAEQLKKAITPKTKVFSLNHPTNPTGAVYTKEEIAAFGEVLKGTDIIITSDEIYEKVIYGKKFYAVASVSEDLFKRTVTINGLSKCGAMPGWRFGYIASSMDWLIAGIKKLQSQSTSNISSIVQIGAIPSLLGETDEDIENMRKEYERRRDVAVEMINAIPGLSVVTPDGAFYLFVKCKDVDSDSLRFCKKMLEEVNVATVPGVGFGMEGYFRISFATDIESIKKAIERIANFVKSYKI